The segment GGTCCACGGCCAGCCGGGTGACACGCTCCCCGAACGTATCCTCAGCCAGGCCCCGGGTCAGAATAGTGACCTCGCTGTCCTGGTCCTGGAGCAGAAGCTCCACCAGCCTTTTGCCGAAAAATCGCGTTCCTCCAAGCACAAGCACCTTCTTCATGGGATCACTCTCCTAAGTTATAGTCAGAGCCACTGCTCCATTCATCCGTATTATGCAGCCATCCGAAGCTCACCGTACGCAGGTGCTCCCTGGGTATAGGCGTATCTCGCGTTGTCTGTATACATGGAATACACGGCCTGAACTGTAAAGGTGCTTACAGCAGATGCTGTCTCCCCGGCGTTCTCCTGGCGGAGCAACTCCAGCAATACTGGAATCTGCCCTTGCTCATAGGCCTCAGCCAACGCCCGCAGATACCCCCGGTAATCGGCATCCTGCGGTAGAGCGGGGCCTTCATGCTGGATCAGCTCTTCCCGGACCCTGCTCAAAGCCTGGCGTGCACGGTGCAGCGCTGCTTTGACCGCTCCTTCCGTGGTTGACAAGAGTCCGGCGGACTCAGCGGCTGAATACCCCAGCACATCGCGGAGGACCCAGGCGGTCCGCTGTGGCGGCGAGAGATGGGCGAGCAGCGCCTGGAAGGTCAGCTCCAGCCCGGAAAGCTCCTCTAGAGCTGCGGCCGCAGAAGCCGGGTCTGATGATGCTCCAGACCGCTGCATGGCGCGAATGAGGGACCCCTTGCGGCGGGAGGCGTCAATCCAGGTATTCTTGGCAATCCGCAGCAGCAGGGCTTCGGGATTGGGGCTGATGGTGAATTTGCGGTAGCCCAGCGCTTTGGCCCAGGTCTCCTGCGCCAGATCGTCGGCGTCGAAGCGGGAGCGGGTGAGCGACAGGCAGTAGCGCTGCAGTGTTGTTCCCAGCTCTTGAAGATGTCTTGTATCCATAGCTATCGTATCCGGTGTCCGGTGATGTTCAAGCATCGTCATAGTAGCCCTCTCCTTCGATGGATTGTGTTGCTTCTATTATATAAACGAACGGCGCATTGTAAAAGATACGCACTCCCGCTATTTCCGCTCCTCCTCCGGCTTCCGTATCTTTTCGTGCAGGCTGACCGTTTACAGGGTATCAAAACCAACACAGGAAGACAGATCAGAGGAGGCACACCAGAATGAGCGTAATACCTTATGTGATTGAACAGACAGCCGGAGGAGAGCGGTCCTATGATATTTATTCCCGGCTGCTGAAGGACCGGATTGTATTCGTGGGTGCGGCGATCGATGACGGGCTGGCTAATAGCATTATCGCGCAATTGCTGTTCCTGGCGGCGGATGAGCCGGAGAAGGATATCCAGATGTTCATTAACAGTCCGGGAGGTTCGACTACCGCAGGCTTCGGGATTTATGATACGATGCAGGTAATTAAACCTCAAGTCAACACGATCTGCACTGGTTTTGCCGCTTCGTTTGCTTCTCTGCTATTGCTCTCCGGCGCTACAGGCAAACGGTCGGCCCTGCCGAACAGCGAGATTATGATCCATCAGCCGCATGGCGGGGCGCAGGGGCAGGCGAGCGATATTGCGATCAGCGCCAGACGTATTCTTCAGATCCGCGAGAAGATTGTCGAGATCACCGCGCAGCGGACCGGTCAGCCGCCGGAGAAGGTGGAGAAGGACATGGACCGGGATTATTTCATGTCGGCTGAGGAGGCACTGGATTACGGAATTATTGACACGATCATCACCCATTTGTGAGACGAAGGAGAGGAAGAGCATGCTGGAAGCGCTGAAGGGACAGGAAGTTCATATTCATTTTTTGGATGGTACAAGTGTTAGGGGAGGCGTACTGGAGGAGCTGGACGAGAGGTTCGTGAAATACAGCACCGAATATCAGACCCTCTACATTCCGATTACTTCGATCCGGGCGGTAGATGTGCAGACCAAGGAGCGTGAGCGTCCGCGCGTCGGCTTCGGGCAATAGTCGTTCGGGAGCTGCATGTAAAAGCGTACAACACCCCGTCATCTCTGCTCAGAACGAGCGGAGATGACGGGGTGTTTGCGCTTGTTCAGGAAATTATAGTTTCCACAACCGAATACAATAGGCTAGCGCTACGGCGCATGGCCTGAATGTATGTGAAAAACAGCATACATTGAGGTAGCACGCAGGCGCATGGCCCAAATGTATGCGAAAAACAGCATACATTGTGCTCGTAAGCAGGCACACGGACCGAATGTATGTGGAAAACAGCATACATTGAGGTGGCACGCAGACGCATGGCCCGAATGTATGTGAAAAACAACATACATTTGCTAGCGCGCAGGCACATGGCCCGAATGTATGTGAAAAACAGCATACATTGTGCTCGTAAGCAGGCACACGGACCGAATGTATGTTGAAAACAGCATACATTGTGCTGCAAGCAGGCATATGGATCAAATGTATGTGGAAAACAGCTTACATTGTGGTGGCACGCAGACGCATGGCCCGAATGTATGTGAAAAACAGCATACATTGAGGTAGCACGCAGGCGCATGGCCCAAATGTATGTGAAAAACAGCATACATTGAGGTAGCACGCAGGCTTATGGCCCAAATGTATGTGAAAAACAGCATACATTGTGGTGGCACGCAGACGCATGGCCCAAATGTATGCGAAAAACAGCATACATTGAGGTGGCACGCAGACGCATGGCCCGAATGTATGTGAAAAACAGCATACATTTGCTGTCGCGCAGGTAATCTCATTCACCCGCAGGGTGATTTTGTTCAAAGAGAATTGATATGCTTCGCGCTATACATTATCCTTCTATTTCTCGCTGAAACGGTACCGCCTTTAAAAGGACGACACAGCCGTTTCCACTTGTGCGCGTAAGTTCTGGCACCTGTATGAACGCCAGTCCCGCTTATACGGATAACAAGAAGGCAGGCTCCAGGCGGTGTACTCCCTTAGGGGAGTAGCCTAGGGCTGAGCTTAATCCGCACAAGTCCGCCAACAGATAGATAATGCTCAGCCACATCTCGGTGCCCTGCAGGCCGGTATCCTGCTGCCGGGACAGCTGGAAGGCGAAGCCGCGCTCCGGAACCCAGAACTTCAGCACTTCGCTGAGCAGCTTCTCGGCCCAGGCACGGATCTCCGCCTGCCGGTAATCACTCTGCTTCTGGCAGAGCCAGAGCGGATGAACCACATCCAGCACGTTGCAGGCATTCAGCAACTCCGCCCGGAAGAAGCGGCGATCCCGGCTGTGGGCCAGCGCGGTATCGATGCTGCGCTCCGGGTACGGCAGGGGCAGACCGAACTGGGCGTAGGTAGCGCGGGTAAGCCGGTAAAAGCCGTTCACCGGCTGCAGCCAGCCCTCCTCCGCAGTAGGCAGACCCCACAGCCCGGAGTCCCGGCGGCAATGCGTCGCCAGCCAGCCGAACAGATCATCCGGGCGCTTGCCGGAGCCGAAGGACTTCAGATTGTGATACAGGCCGGTAGTATAGCAATCGATCCAGTCACCAGCGCCCCAGGCATTGTCCGCCCATGGCAGACTATTCAACTGCTGGTACAGTGTCACGGTATCCATATTCTCGGCCACGGCAACGGGGTAGGGCAGAGCAGATCCTAACACCTCCAGTGCGTAGCCTGCTGCAAGAAGATGATACCGGGAGAGATGATCGGATAATAACGCGGGCTGGTCATCCTCTCCAGGCGGAGACCAGGGATCGGGCAGCAGTCCTGTGCTGCTGTCCTGAAATCCCTGCAGCTTGGCGATAAGCTCCTCCCGGGTCCAGCCGGGCGGCAGGCTGCCGAACATGCCTGCGATCTCCACGGCATCACAATATGCTCTAAGGGTCCGCTTTGAGCCCGGCCGGTCCCGGAACAGCTTCTCTCCCTCTATCGTTTCCGAGTACAACTCCAGCAGGGGAACAAGCTGTTCCCGTACCTGTCTGCCGAAGTCAGCGAGTTGCCGCGAGCGCATCATGCGAGTCTGTCTATCCTCTGTAACAAGCGTTGTCTCCCCGCTGCCAGCAAGCAACGTCTCCACCGCGCCCGCATGACCGGCAGCATCTGCCACTTCATGCACTGCGCCCGCGCTCCACGCAGGGGATTCCCCTGCATACTCCTTCCTCGCTGTCACCGAGTCCATGTGTACCGCCCCCTCGCTCCACTCTGCGGGACTCCCTGTGTCTTCCTTCCTCGCCAACGCCGCTTCCTCCTTCTGTCCCTGCGGCACGGCTTCTGCCGGGGAATCCCCGGCCAGCCGGCTGCGGATCAGCCTGGCCGGATTGCCGCCGACAATGCTGTACGCGGGCACATCCCGGGTCACGATGGCACCCGCCGCAACAATGCTGTGCGACCCGATCCGCACTCCGTCAAGAATCACGGCATTCGCCCCGATCCACACATCATCTCCTATGACAATGCCCTTGACTGTCAAAGGCTGGCGGAAGACCGGAACATCCGTCACAGCATAGCCGTGATTGAAGCCGTATAGACTTGCATGGGAAGCGATCCGCACGCCATTTCCCATGGTAATATCGCCTGACAATATGCTATAGCTGTTCATAGAGCAGTCGCTGCCTGTGACCAGCCGTGTGCTGCGGATAATCGCACCTCCTGCAATGTAGCTCCGGTCGCCGAGCGCCAGCTGATCCGGCAGCACGATGGCTTGCGGCGAGACGAAGCAGGCTTCTCCGAAGGTGCAGGGATAATCCGCAGCAAGCTGCTGCTGGTGGCGGTCCTGCTTAAGCCGTTCTTGTTCGGACAGGCCAATCCAGGGCATGTAATCCAGGGCTTGTACCGGGGTGGACAGGGTTTCAGTCATCTGGTATCTCTCCTTCATCATTCCAGCCGTTAATGTCCTAAGTGTAGCAATGAATGCAGGGGAGTGGCATGGTATAATGAACAGAATTGGCATGTCAAAAACGCTTCGAATATCCCAGCCCGGATTGAACTCATTCCGGTAAATGGCAGGCCGAGAAACGGAGGAGCTGTACATGGAGGAGATTCCGCAGAATCTGGTGATGGATATCCACTGGATTCATGATAAGATCACCTTCCCGCACTGGAAGGATATCCGTCAGAATAGACATGTACACAGTCTGTACTGGATTCAGGAGGGGGAGGGTGTGTTCCGGACAGACACAGAGGAGCATACGGTGTCGCCGGACATGCTGTTCTATTTGCGGCCGGGCCTGTCCATGGAGATGAGCAGCGGAGGCGGGGAGCCGCTGCGGATCACCATGATCCTGCTCTCGCTGTATACATTGTCTCCGTCTGCGGACAATCAGGGCAGGGTGGAGCCGCTTCATGCGCTGCCCTTGCCGTTCCGCCTGAAGCCCGGAAGGGAGCCGGGCAGACAGTTGGGTCAACTCTTCCACCGGATTGCTGACGGCTGGGTTCCCGGAAGTCCCGGAAGCCAGCTACAGACTCAGGCGCTGCTCTATCAGCTTTTGCATGAATTGCTCCAGGTCCGGGCCATTGACCATCCAGACCGTGGACAGGGCTATGAACTGTTTGTACGGATGAAGGAGGAGCTTGAGCGGCGCTACAGTGAACCCTTGCAGATCCATGAGCTGGCGGTGCGCTACGGGATATCGCCCTCGTATGTACGCAGCCTTTTTCAGCAATATCTGCACAAGAGTCCCAAAGGGTATTTAAGTGAAATCCGCTATGAGCATGCGAAGAAGCAGCTGCTGTACACCAGGCTAACCCTGAAGGAGATTGCGGCCGCCTGCGGGTACAGCGATGAGTTTCATTTCAGCAAAGCCTTCAAGCAGCTCAGCGGACAGCCGCCGTCTGCCATGAGGTTCCGCGAATCCCGCAAAGGCTAGGCACGACAGAGGTATGGGATAGAGCGGGTTACGCATAATAAAAGGATGGACCGGATCAGAGTAGTCAACACTGGGCGGCGGCCTTTACAATGATCAGTTAACGGCAGCGAAAAACGGGTAATTTATTATTATGTGTCTCATTGGCACTTTTGTCCGGCTGACCTTGCTTAAATTTGAAATAAATAAGTTGAACAACACCGCTGTTGTGATATAATTATCCGGTTGGCCTGATGCACTGGAAATGGACGGGACCCCAAGCTGTTTTCCATTCGGTTAAGGTTAAAAGCGAAGGAAAACGAAGGATTTCAGTGCAATGAAGTGAATTACAGAGTATTAATGTAGAAAACTGCAGATTTTACACGGAAGATCACAGTTTTTGTCGGATTTTATTGATTTATTAAGAAAGTTTCTGTATAATCAGCGTTGTTGATTTTTCATAGGATGTAGCCTGTTCCAGAGCAGCAAGGCTAATAACTAATAACTTAAGCATAATTAGGGGGTTATTATTTTGGGAAAAGCGTTAATTATTGGCGCTGGCGGTGTAGCGAGCGTTGTTGTTCATAAATGCTGCCAGAACCCGGATGTATTCGAAGAGATCTGCATTGCCAGCCGTACGGTGTCGAAGTGCGATGCGCTCAAGGAGAAGCTGGACGGGGGCCTGACTAAGATTTCTACGGCCAAGCTGGATGCTGACAACACGGAAGAAGTCATTGAGCTGATCAAGAGCTTCCAGCCGGATGTCGTGATTAATGTGGCTCTTCCTTACCAGGATCTGACGATCATGGATGCCTGCCTGGCTACCGGAGTGCACTATGTGGATACAGCGAACTATGAACCGCAGGATACGGCGAAGTTCGAATATTCCTGGCAATGGGCTTACAAGGAAAGATTCGAGAAGGCCGGAATTACGGCGCTGCTCGGCAGCGGCTTTGACCCTGGCGTAACCGGTGTGTTCACGGCTTATGCGCAGAAGCATTATTTTGACGAGATTCATACGATTGATATTGTAGATGCGAACGCGGGCGACCATGGTTATCCCTTCGCCACCAACTTCAATCCTGAGATTAATATCCGCGAGATTACTGCGAACGGACGTTACTTCGAGAATGGCGAGTGGATTGAGACAGCGCCGCTGTCCGAGAAGAAAGTATACGATCTCCCGGAGATCGGCCCGAAGGATATTTACCTTTTGTACCATGAAGAGTTAGAATCCCTGGCTGTTAACATTCCTGGCGTGAAGAAAATCCGCTTCTGGATGACCTTCTCGCAGAACTATCTGACTCACCTGAAGGTGCTTGAGAATGTCGGCATGACTTCTATTGAGCCAATTAATTACGAAGGTAAAGAGATTATTCCTTTGCAGTTCCTGAAGGCCATTCTGCCTGACCCGGCTTCCCTGGGACCAAGAACCAAAGGTAAAACCAATATCGGCTGTATTATTCAAGGAACCAAAGACGGCCAGCCCAAGACCTATTATGTCTATAATGTCTGCGATCACGAAGAGTGCTACAGAGAGGTTGGCTCTCAGGCCATTTCCTACACTACCGGCGTTCCTGCGATGATCGGGGCAATGATGATTATCAAAGGCATCTGGAACAAGCCGGGTGTACACAATATCGAAGAGTTCGACCCAGATCCATTCATGGATGCTCTTAACAAACACGGCCTGCCTTGGCAAGAAGATTTCTCGCCGACGCTGCTGGATTAAGGCGTATGACCATGAAGAACAAGGACATCGATATTGATATCAGCAATCTGCCGTCCCCTGCGTATCTGGTGGATGAACGGCTGCTGACGAAGAACCTGGAGACTCTGAATTATGTGCAGGAGAAGAGCGGAGCCAAGATTCTTCTTGCGCAAAAAGGCTTCTCCATGCACGCTATGTACCCGCTGGTAGGCAAATACCTGCATGGCGTAACTTCCAGCTCCCTGTTCGAGGCCCGGCTGGGCTTTGAGGAGATGGGCAAAGAGGTCCATGTCTATGCACCGGCTTATGTAGACCGCGAGTTCGATGAGCTGCTTCGCTACAGCGATCATATGGTGTTCAACTCGTTTGACCAATGGAGCCGGTTCAAGCAGCGCGTGCAGAACGCGCCGAAGCAGATTAGCTGCGGGATTCGCGTCAATCCGGAGTATTCCGAGATTGAAGTGCCGCTCTATGATCCTTGCTACAACTTCTCCCGCATGGGCGTAACCCTGCCGAACTTCCGGCCGGACGAGCTGGACGGCATTGACGGCCTGCATTTCCACACGATGTGTGAGCAGAATTCGGACACGCTGGAGCGTACGCTTAAGGTCGTAGAGGAGAAGTTCGGCCAATATCTGCACGGTATGAAATGGCTGAACTTCGGCGGCGGGCATCATATTACCCGTCCTGACTATGATCTCGACACCTTGATCAAGTGTATTCTGCACATGAAAGAGACTTATAATGTAGAGATCTATCTGGAGCCGGGCGAGGCCGTTGCCTTGAATACCGGTTATCTGGTTGCAACGGTACTCGACACCATGCATAACGGCATGGATATTGCGATTCTCGATACTTCGGCGGAATGCCATATGCCGGATGTGCTGGCGATGCCTTACCGTCCGGGCATTATCGGGGCCGGAGAACCGGGCGAATTCGCCCACACCTACCGGCTGGGCGGCATGACCTGCCTGGCGGGGGATGTTATCGGCGATTATTCCTTCCCCGAGCCGCTGAAATACGGCGACAAGCTGATCTTCACCGACATGGCGCATTACTCCATGGTGAAGAACCACATGTTCAACGGCGTCAACCTCCCGGCCATCGCTTCTTATAATGAAGCAGAAGGCCTCAAGGTAATCCGCGAGTTCGAATATAGTGACTTCAGCGGCCGGTTGTCTTAACGAATAGCTGCGAATGAATATATAGATGCATAATAGAAGCGCCCCTTCAGCTTTGGCTGTTGGGGCGCTTTTTGGGTGCGCGGATAGGCAGGGGGAGCTTGCTTGATTGGCAGCCTGCGATATTGCCAATTTGCTATTTTTCTGATGAATCTCCGCTATATCCCCGCTAATCAGTAATTAGTCCTGTTCACCGTTCACCGTTACTTTCCCGGTGCCGCGCTGCTTTACCTGCCGCTGGAAATGCTGCAATAAATGCAATAATGCCGCCGCTGATCTGCCGGTCTGCGCGAAATCCTGCACAAAATTCAACAATATGCTGATCTCATCCGCTAATCCACCGGAAATGCTGCAAAAACTACAACAATGCTTAGATTAGTCCCCTAACCAGCCAATAATCCTGCATTTAGTGCAACAATGGAGGTCGGAGAGAACGCTATATCATGGGAGATAGCCCGTTTTGCTCTTTTATGGGAGGAAGACCTTCTTAC is part of the Paenibacillus sp. FSL M7-0420 genome and harbors:
- a CDS encoding AraC family transcriptional regulator, yielding MEEIPQNLVMDIHWIHDKITFPHWKDIRQNRHVHSLYWIQEGEGVFRTDTEEHTVSPDMLFYLRPGLSMEMSSGGGEPLRITMILLSLYTLSPSADNQGRVEPLHALPLPFRLKPGREPGRQLGQLFHRIADGWVPGSPGSQLQTQALLYQLLHELLQVRAIDHPDRGQGYELFVRMKEELERRYSEPLQIHELAVRYGISPSYVRSLFQQYLHKSPKGYLSEIRYEHAKKQLLYTRLTLKEIAAACGYSDEFHFSKAFKQLSGQPPSAMRFRESRKG
- a CDS encoding saccharopine dehydrogenase family protein, whose amino-acid sequence is MGKALIIGAGGVASVVVHKCCQNPDVFEEICIASRTVSKCDALKEKLDGGLTKISTAKLDADNTEEVIELIKSFQPDVVINVALPYQDLTIMDACLATGVHYVDTANYEPQDTAKFEYSWQWAYKERFEKAGITALLGSGFDPGVTGVFTAYAQKHYFDEIHTIDIVDANAGDHGYPFATNFNPEINIREITANGRYFENGEWIETAPLSEKKVYDLPEIGPKDIYLLYHEELESLAVNIPGVKKIRFWMTFSQNYLTHLKVLENVGMTSIEPINYEGKEIIPLQFLKAILPDPASLGPRTKGKTNIGCIIQGTKDGQPKTYYVYNVCDHEECYREVGSQAISYTTGVPAMIGAMMIIKGIWNKPGVHNIEEFDPDPFMDALNKHGLPWQEDFSPTLLD
- a CDS encoding acyltransferase, with translation MTETLSTPVQALDYMPWIGLSEQERLKQDRHQQQLAADYPCTFGEACFVSPQAIVLPDQLALGDRSYIAGGAIIRSTRLVTGSDCSMNSYSILSGDITMGNGVRIASHASLYGFNHGYAVTDVPVFRQPLTVKGIVIGDDVWIGANAVILDGVRIGSHSIVAAGAIVTRDVPAYSIVGGNPARLIRSRLAGDSPAEAVPQGQKEEAALARKEDTGSPAEWSEGAVHMDSVTARKEYAGESPAWSAGAVHEVADAAGHAGAVETLLAGSGETTLVTEDRQTRMMRSRQLADFGRQVREQLVPLLELYSETIEGEKLFRDRPGSKRTLRAYCDAVEIAGMFGSLPPGWTREELIAKLQGFQDSSTGLLPDPWSPPGEDDQPALLSDHLSRYHLLAAGYALEVLGSALPYPVAVAENMDTVTLYQQLNSLPWADNAWGAGDWIDCYTTGLYHNLKSFGSGKRPDDLFGWLATHCRRDSGLWGLPTAEEGWLQPVNGFYRLTRATYAQFGLPLPYPERSIDTALAHSRDRRFFRAELLNACNVLDVVHPLWLCQKQSDYRQAEIRAWAEKLLSEVLKFWVPERGFAFQLSRQQDTGLQGTEMWLSIIYLLADLCGLSSALGYSPKGVHRLEPAFLLSV
- a CDS encoding RNA polymerase sigma factor, which gives rise to MTMLEHHRTPDTIAMDTRHLQELGTTLQRYCLSLTRSRFDADDLAQETWAKALGYRKFTISPNPEALLLRIAKNTWIDASRRKGSLIRAMQRSGASSDPASAAAALEELSGLELTFQALLAHLSPPQRTAWVLRDVLGYSAAESAGLLSTTEGAVKAALHRARQALSRVREELIQHEGPALPQDADYRGYLRALAEAYEQGQIPVLLELLRQENAGETASAVSTFTVQAVYSMYTDNARYAYTQGAPAYGELRMAA
- the nspC gene encoding carboxynorspermidine decarboxylase encodes the protein MDIDISNLPSPAYLVDERLLTKNLETLNYVQEKSGAKILLAQKGFSMHAMYPLVGKYLHGVTSSSLFEARLGFEEMGKEVHVYAPAYVDREFDELLRYSDHMVFNSFDQWSRFKQRVQNAPKQISCGIRVNPEYSEIEVPLYDPCYNFSRMGVTLPNFRPDELDGIDGLHFHTMCEQNSDTLERTLKVVEEKFGQYLHGMKWLNFGGGHHITRPDYDLDTLIKCILHMKETYNVEIYLEPGEAVALNTGYLVATVLDTMHNGMDIAILDTSAECHMPDVLAMPYRPGIIGAGEPGEFAHTYRLGGMTCLAGDVIGDYSFPEPLKYGDKLIFTDMAHYSMVKNHMFNGVNLPAIASYNEAEGLKVIREFEYSDFSGRLS